A single Vulpes lagopus strain Blue_001 chromosome 3, ASM1834538v1, whole genome shotgun sequence DNA region contains:
- the LOC121488185 gene encoding 60S ribosomal protein L21-like: MTNTKGKRRGTRYMFSRPFRKHGVVPLATYMRIYKKGDIVDIKGMGTVQKGMPHKYYHGKTGRVYNVTQHAVGIVVNKQLKGKILAKRINVRIEHIKHSKSRGSFLKRVKENDQKKKEAKEKGTWVQLKWQPAPPRETHFVRTNGKEPELLEPIPYEFMA, from the coding sequence ATGaccaacacaaagggaaagaggagaggtacccgctatatgttctctaggccttttagaaaacatggagttgTTCCTTTGGCCACATACATGAGAATCTATAAGAAAGGTGATATTGTGGACATCAAGGGAATGGGCACTGTTCAAAAAGGAATGCCCCACAAATATTACCATGGTAAAACTGGAAGAGTCTACAATGTTACTCAGCATGCTGTTGGTATTGTTGTAAACAAACAACTTAAGGGCAAGATTcttgccaagagaattaatgtCCGCATTGAGCATATTAAACACTCAAAGAGCCGAGGTAGCTTCCTGAAGcgtgtgaaggaaaatgatcagaaaaagaaggaagccaaagagaaaggtacTTGGGTCCAACTGAAGTGGcagcctgccccacccagagaaacacactttgtgagaaccaatggaaaggagcctgaactgctggaacccattccctatgaattcatggcatga